CAAGGCATTGAAATCCATGAGGTTCTTCAAATGATGAAAGGGATCCCCGATATCAGGAAGGGCGGCAAGCCGCTCGCGGCGGTCGCCGTGATAATATTGATCGCCATGTCTGTTCTGCTGTTCGTATTCCCGGACGATGACGGCAAGATCCGCACGGATCTTGTCGTAGGCGATTTCTACGTATTCAAGAATGAAGCCCTTGGCTCAGAGATCAGATTCGAGATAGCTGACATGGACGGTGACATCCTGACGGTTAACATGACCACTGCTGGGGAGCAGGAGATCACGTACACTAGCGGAAAGGATGAGTTCCTTTCGAAGATCCTGTTCAACTCCGAGGAGCTGAAAAGCAAATGCGAAGTAAGTGGTATCTCTCTCATCAAGACCTTTCACGGAACGGTGCTGTGTGACATCTACAAAAACCAGCTGAGCTACTACTATGTGGACGAGTATGGGGTGATATATCATTCGATTATTGGCGGGATGTCCTTGCATCTGATCAATTCTTCCCTGTTCATCGGATACGATACTGAAGGAGGGTCGTGATCATGACCGGTCAAGAGTTTAGCATAAACTCGGACCGCGAGGCCAACAATCTCGTGTCTGCCATTGTGGTCTTGCTGTCGATCGTGATGATGATCTTCTACATCCTGTTCCGCATGGATGTCATCGAACTGTACAAGCATGCGGAGACATATCAGGCATTGACTCTGTGCTCTGCCGTCGGTGCATTCGCTGTGGTGCTGAACCTGGTCTACAAAGGCGAGGCACGGTGGCTCAGGTACGTCCTGATGTCCGCGGTGATGGTGACATGTACCGCACTCGTCACGATATTGGACAACAATTACCTGCCGTATTTCCTGCCGATCATCCTGTGCAGCTTGTATTACAACAGGAAGCTGGCGCTGGCGACATCGCTGGTATGCGGCATCCTGATACTCGTCGGCCCGTGCCTGACCTACCTGGTGGGCATAGTCAATCTCAACTATGTGACGCTGGTCAGCTACACCCCGACCTACAACACCATCGTCGGCTACGGTGCAGACAGCATAACTGAGGAGTTCTTCAGCAACGCCGTGCCATCCGCATTGGTGTTCATACTCGGTTCGCTGTTATCGGTATGGCTGGCCGAGATAGGCCGTAACCACATGGAGCAATCCAGGGATGCCGCAATCAGGGAGGCGATGGTGGAGAAGGATGTCACCATAGCATCGGAGATTCAGTCAGGAATGCTGCCCTCCGACATCACCGACAGGGAGGAGTTCTCCATAGCCTCCAGGATGTATCCTGCGAAGACTGTCGGTGGGGACTTCTACGATTTCTTCATGGTCGACGAATCCCATCTGGCCATCGTCATGGCAGACGTTTCTGGAAAGGGCATATCCGCGGCCATGTTCATGGCAACCGCCAGGACACTGATAAGATCCAACGTTCAGGCCGGAGGCGACCTCGCAAAGGCGATGGAGAAGGCCAACAGGGAGCAGGCATCCGACAATGTGATGAAGTACTTCGTCACAGTCTGGATAGGGGTGCTCGACCTCAAGACCGGCGATGTCACTTACATCGATGCAGGTCATAATCCGCCGTTCATCGAGAAGGACGGCAAGTTCACCAAGCTGGAGGCCAAGCCCGACTTCGTCTTCGGAAGGAAGAGGGCGATCAGGTACAATAAGCAGCACGTAAAGATGGACATCGGGGACAGGATCTTCCTGTACACCGACGGTGTCACGGAAGCCGTTGGCCCAAACGGCACCATGTACGGAGAGGACAGGCTCAACTCCTCCCTGGATTCCCACGGCGGAGCCAATGTGGAGGATCTGGTGGATCACGTGAAGTCCGACCTTTCCCAATTCGTCAGGGATGCTGTCCAGAGCGACGACATCACCATCATGGCCATGGAGTACAAGCAGGTCTACTCGGTCCAGGAGGACGAGGGCATAACCGTGTCCGCGGACAGCGAGGGACATTCCAGGATAATTTCCCGCCTGCAGCGCATACTCACCGAGGCTGGCTGCAAGCCCAAGGTCATCAACGAGATGCAGGTCGCGGTATCAGAGATATTCGCGAACCTGGACATGTACGCTTATGGAGAGATGCCGGAGAAGGGCGACATCAAGGTCGCCATGGATGTGTTCAGCGACAGGATTAGCATAACGATAACAGACTGGGGGGTCCCGTTCAACCCGCTTGAGCATCTAGATCCCGACCCGGTCGAGAACTTCAACAACCGCAAGCGCGGGGGACTGGGCATCATGATCGTCAAGAAGATCTGCGACGACGTGACCTACACCCGCGAGGGCGACCACAACATACTGAAACTGGTCAAGGAGATTTGAAAATGCAGATAGATGTGAAGAAGGAGAACGGGGTCACCACTCTGATCCCCAGAGGCAACATAGATTACGTCACGGCACCGGAACTGGACGAGGCCGTCGAGAGGGAGGCTGTGGAATCCAAGTCATTGGTGTTCGACATGGCCGAGGTATCGTACATCTCGTCCGCCGGACTGAGGTCCATCCTGAACGCCGACGAGCTGATGGAGGACAAGGACGGCATAAAGCTGGTGAACGTGAACAAGGATGTCAGGTCCATCCTGGACATGACGAACTTCTCCGGTCTGCTGAAGATCGAGTGATCTCAGCACCTGTTCTTGGAGTGGGTGTGGACGATGCGTCCCACCTTCTCCTCTATGGAAGACAGCGGGTACGCTGTGATGAACCTGCTGACGCTGGCCATACCCATGATGGCCTTCTTGTAGATCATCTTCTCCTTTCCCATGACCATGTTCCTGTGCTTCACGATGTTATCGAGGAACTCATCCAGGTCGTTGGCATCCGATAACGTGATGACGCTTCCGACCTCGCTGAGCAGATGACCGTCGCTGCCTCCGGTGTAGCCGATGCCGAACTCGTCGGCCTTCTTCCAAGCTTTGACATTTTCTCCCCTGAACATCCCGCTGCAGATGACCTCGTAGGCATCGAACCTGCGCCCGATGTCCTTAGGTAGGGTGCCGTTGTTGGCCGCTTTCTGAACGCCCTTGACCGTCCCGAGATATCCAAGAGGATGCGCGCCCGATACGACGCAGTTGACGTCCTCCAGCGAATCGAGGATCCATTCCGTTCCTTTGGCCATGTTCAGCCAGGGGCTCTTGGAGATGTACGGATGCACGTTCTTCTCCCAGTACTCCTTCAGCTCATCGATCGTGTAGAAGTAGACCAGGATGTGAGGCCCGTCCCAGGAGCTGATCTCTATCCCCGGTATGAGGAAGGGATCTCCGAGCTTCCATGATTCGAAGGCCTCCAGAGCACCGCCTATGAGGTTGTGGTCGGTTATGGCCAGACCGCATCCCCTCTTATTCGCGAGAGCAATGGCGCTGGGCACCTTCGTGTACGAATCCGAGAAATGGGTATGGAAATGCATATCGGCGCACAGCAGACCCGATTCTCTGACCCAATCGCGGTCGATGCGACCGAATCTGACCCTGTCGCCAGATGCCTCTCCCATGCAGGCATGGATGGTTACCCATCTATAAACGCCTATCATCTCAGTTTCAACTCAAATGAAACAGTTATAAACAGTACATGGGACAAAAACGGGGTCTCAATCTATAGAGTCTAGAAAACGGTTTACACGATTAATATGGGGAACGCAACTCATCTGCGGATACGTTCCGTATCCAAATGATGGACATGGTAGAGGTCGGAGTACAAAAGGAAAGAACATTGGATGAGATATTCAAGGAGATCATGGGGGATTCCTACGTCCTGGCGCGTGTGCTCAGCGAACTGGTGCAGGAGGTCAGGGGAAAGGATCTGGAGTACATCCGGAGATGCCTCCCCATTGAGGAAGGAGGGCGCACCGTGATCAAGGGCAACCCGGAGATCCCGGCGAAAGGCCACCACGTGACCATGGACAACTTCATCCAGATGCGCATACCCGCGACAGGCAAGGTAAGGGTGCTGCTGAACATAGAGGGGCAGAGGGAACGCAGTCCGGGATATTCCATAATCGACCGGGCGCTGTACTATGCGGCCTCCATCATCCATGAGCAGAAGGGAACGTACTTCGACCATGACAATTACAGCGACATCGTGAAGACCTACAGCATTTGGATCATGATGGATCCGAGAAAGGATATGAAGAACACGATCAGCAGATACTATGTTCAGGGCGAATACGATAGCCGTTATTCATCAGACCGTCCGCTGGTCAGAAGCGACAAGATGGAGATCGTGATCGTCAACATAGGCAACAAGGATGATTGCCCGGAGACAACCATGGGAATGCTCAATTCGTTGTTCTCTTCGGATATCACGGATCATGAGAAGGCGGAACGGCTGAGCGAAGTCTATAATATCCCCGATACCGAATACATATTCGATAGGCTCAGGGGATTGAATATGACCATAGACGAGGAGATGCATAGGGGTTGGAAACGTGAAGGAGTCCAGGAAGCCATCGATTCGAGAGAGGTGGTTCCAGCCGATGTGATCGTAAATCATTCTCTCAATTCTGTCTCCATTTTAGTCAGTGGTGGGATGGATCTTCAAAAGGCCTTGGATTTGTGTGCACCAAAAGAAATCAGAGACGAGGTTCAGAAAAGAATCAAGGAAAGAGGCATTAATTCGTTCGAATAATTTATTCACCTTTCTATTGATTTATCGACAGAATTCATTCTCTGATACGTTTTTTTGTGTCTTGCATGGAACGGCGTAAGGAAGCCTATATAACCTCTTGTTTGAACTTTAAAATTGGTTAACGCGGGAGAGTTGAATATGACCATAGATGAGGAGATGCATAGGGGTTGGAGACGTGAATGGATTCAGGAAGCCATTGACTCGGGAGAATTGGTTCCAGTTGAAATCGCAAAGGAGCAGGCGATTAACAATTACCTCAAGACTGTCTCTTTCATGATCGACGAGAGCATAGATATTCAGAGAGCCTTAGAGGCCATTCCAGAAGATATCAGGGAAGAGGTCGAGAGGAGATTCAGGGTTAAGGACACTGACTCGTTTTGATCGCAGTTCTTTGTATCTGATGTGGAAATCTCCGGACTCTATCATAAGCTTTTTAACAATTATAGGGATGCGACTCCAAGGTGGATATAATGGCAGACGCCAATTTGGAGAACTCTGAGGACAGAGCAAGGTACGATTTCAAGAAGGACATGCAGGAGATCATGAACTACAGGGGAAGGGGAACAGAACTCATCTCATGTTACGTTCCCGAGAACAAGCCCATCTCCGATGTCATGGCGTACCTGAGGAACGAGCAGTCGCAGGCATCCAACATCAAGTCGAAGACGACGATGAAGAATGTCACCAGCGCAATCGACTCCATCGCATCTCGACTCAAAACCTTCAAACAGGCACCGCCGAACGGTATCGTAATCTTCTGCGGGGAGGTACCCCGCGCCGGCGACCAGACCAAGATGGTCCAGTACGTCATCCACCCGCCGGAAGCGATCACAGCATTCCTCTACAGATGCGATTCGGACTTCTTCACCGAGCCCCTCGAGTCCATGATGCTGGACAAGAAGTGCTACGGGCTCATCACCATCGACAGGTCCGAGGCCACACTCGGTATCCTCTCCGGTAGCAGGATACAGGTCCTGAAGCACTTCGATTCCCTGGTCCCCAGCAAACACCACCAGGGAGGTCAGTCGTCCGTCCGTTTCGAGAGGCTGATCGAGATCGCCGCCCATGAGTTCTTCACAAAGGTGGCGGACAACTGCACAGAGTACTTCCTCAACAGGCCCGAACTGCTGGGCATACTGGTCGGTGGGCCCGGATACACCAAGGAGTTCTTCGTCAAGGAGGAATATCTCCACCACGAGCTCAGGAAGAAGGTCGTCACACCGTTGGTGGACACCGGATATACAGACGAGTCCGGACTCAGGGAACTGGTCCAGAACTCCCAGAACATTCTCACGGGACTGCAGCTCTCCAGGGAGAAGGTCTTCATGCAGAGGCTCTTCACCGAGATAAGGAAGCCTGACGGGGGGCTCTCCGCATACGGAGAGGACGAGGTCAGGGCTGCACTGGACGCCGGTGCCGTTGACATGGTCCTTCTGTCCGAGTCCATCAAGAAGAGGCGCATAACGGTCCAGTGCCAATCCGGGCACACCCATGAGATGACCGTCGCCGATTCGGATGCAAGATTCCAGTGTCCCGAATGCGGGGCCAATGCCCAGATCGTCAACGATGAGGATTTCATCGACGACTTCTTCAACAAGGCGGAGCTGTACAGCACCCGCGTCCAACTAATCTCTCCCGACTCAGAGGAAGGAGACATGCTGCTGAAAGCGTTCGGAGGAGTGGCAGCCCTCCTGAGATACAAGATGTGATTCACATGACGGTCATGGATGATTTCCGCAGCGAGATCCAGGAAAAGGTCTCGGCAGCACTGAAGGATATGGGCTCCGAGGGAGCCGAATTCGTCATCGAAGCCTCCACGATGGAAGGCGTCGACATGGCGGTGCCCTGTTTCCCGCTGGCCAAGGCCATGAGGAAGGCGCCCCAGATGATCTCCGACGATCTCGCATCGAGGATACAGCCCTCCGGCATGATCTCGAAGGTCTCGTCGGTCAACGGTTTCCTCAACTTCAACATCGATCCGTCGGCACTGATCAGATCCACCCTTGACGAGATCGTCAGATGCCAATCATGCTACGGCTCTATGCCGTCGTCCGGTATCACTGTCAACGTGGAGCACACCTCCACCAATCCTACCGGCCCCATACACGTCGGAAGGGCCCGCAACCCCATCATAGGGGACACGCTGGCAAGATGCCTGAAGAGGTGCGGACACAAGGTCACGACCGAGTACTACGTCAACGATGTGGGAAAACAGGTCGTCGTGCTCACCTGGGGTGTCAACAATGTCTCCGACGAGGAGGCCGCCAAGAACTCCGAGGAGCATATGAAGGAGATCGGCCAGAACGAGAAGGAGAGGGATAAGACCGACCACAGGCTCGTAGCCAAGTACCGCGTTGCCAACAAGAGGATGGAATCCGATCCTGCAGTTCAGGAGGAGATCGCCGACATGATGCGCAGGTTCGAGCAGGGCGACAAGGAGGTCATCGACACCGTCAGGCACACAGCGGAGATCATGCTGGATGGACTCAGGGAGACCCTGGGGAACATCAACGTCCTCCTGGACAGGTACACATGGGAATCCCAGTACATAGCCGATGGATCGGCAAGGGACGTCGTGGAGAAGCTGAAGAAGTCCAAGTACGCTGGCCAGACCGAGGACGGTGCATGGTTCGTGGACCTCAAGGACTTCGGAGTCCAGGGGAAGAACACCAAGTTCACCTTCACCAGGTCCGACGGAACCACATTGTACACTACCCGCGACCTTGCTTATCATCTCGACAAGTTCACAAGGGCCGACCGCCTGATAGATGTCCTCGGAGAGGACCAGAAGCTCGGTTCAAAGCAGCTGTGCTCTGCATTGGAGATCCTCGGCAATGAGAAGCTCCCCGAGCCGTTGTTCTACGCATTCGTCTCTCTTCCCGAAGGGAAGATGTCCACCAGGAAGGGAGTCGTCGTCTACCTCGACGATCTTATCGACGAGGCGGTCGCCCGCGCATACGAGGAGATCAAGTCCAGGCGCAAGGAGATGCCCGAGGACAGGATGAGGGAGATCGCCAAGATCGTCGGTGTCGCCGCAGTGAGGTTCAACATCATCCGCGTGCAGCCGGAGAAGCAGTTCGTCTTCAAGTGGGAGGATGCTCTGAACTTCGACGGCAATTCCGGACCGTATCTCCAGTATGTCCACGCAAGGGCCTGTACCATGCTGAAGAAAGCCGGAGAATTCGAGCACGATACCGATCCGGCCAAATTCGTCGAGCCTACTGAGCTCAATCTCATAAAGACACTTGCAAGGTACGAGGACGTCCTCAAGACCGCAGGCAACGACATGCGCGTCCACATGCTCCCGGCATACGGCCACGAACTCGCCAGTGCCTTCAACCAATACTACGCTGACGTGTCCATCCTCAACTCGAACGAGAAGAGGAACGCCAGGCTCACCCTGGTCGAATGCGCGAAGACCGTTCTCGCTGACGTTCTCGACTGTCTCGGAATGGGCGCACCCGAGGAGATGTGAGGATGGAGATCCGCCAGCTGAAGGTCAAGGACATAGAGAGTGTCCGTAACTTGGAGATCGCATGCATCAAGGAGTACTTCGCCGAGACCATCGAGAACAAGTGGGAGGACCTTCCCCAGGAGTGGAAGGACAATCTTGGGGCCAGCAGCAAGAATCATTTCAAAGCCTATCTGGACAGCGGAGTCAGCTTCGTTGCCGTAGAGGATGACGAGGTAGTCGGTTTCATCTTCGCACAGATACTCCACCATATCTGTGACGAGGACAATCTGCTGTGGATCGAGAACATGGGGGTCCACCCTTACTTCCGCCGCAACATGATCGGTTACCAGCTGTTGAGGGAGTGCGTCAAGAAGGGCAGGGATATGGGCTGTACGGTGGCCCATGCCATGATCCAAGAGGACAACGCACCGTCGATCCTGCTTCACAAGAAGCTCGGATTCTTCATGGACAGGCGCGAGGTGGCGCTCATGGACCTTAGGGATCCGAAGCTGAAGCTCTGATCAGTTGTGGATTTTTAAAAAAGAAGGCGGGTCTCCCCGCCTAAATGATTTCACTTCTTCTTAGAGGCGAGGTATCTCTGCCTCTCGGACTTCGAAGCGGAGGGTTTCTTCTCTTCCGGCTTGGAGGTCTTCTGGGCCTGCTTCTCGGCCTCGATCTGCTCGAAGGTGAGCTGGTTCTTCTGCTTGGGCGCCATGCGCGACTTGAAGAGGACGAGCGCAATGACCAGGATGACGATCGCGATTATCGCGATGTAGATCGCGGCATTACTCCAGATGGAGGTGGTGTAGTTGATATCGAAGTAGAACGAGGTATCAGAGCCACCGCTGGTGTAGGTCAGCTTCATCTTTCCGGGCGATGTGTTCCCGAGGTCGTCCAGGTAGATCTCAAGAGATCCGGCACCGGATACAAGGGAGTAATACTGGTTGTGCACGGTGGTGTTGTCGGAGACCTTCACGATCTTGATGGTGCATCCCTCGTTCCTGTCCGTCGTGTAGTCGAGCACGATCTTGACAGTCTTTCCCTGGTCCACTGTGATGGTGTTCCCGCCCTCGATGCTCATAGATGTGATCGCCGCATCGTCATCCTCTGCGGGAATAACGAAAGCGAATGCCATCAGCAGCATCAGTGCGACTGCGAACAATGCCTTGGTCTTCATGTCACTATCTCCTCTACACGCTCTTCGTCGATTGCTCTCCTGATCTCCTTGGCAAGTCTCCTTCCGGAGGACATCTCTTGCCTCCACAGTGAGTTTCCGTACGGGTGTCCGACGGACATGTGGACGTTGGTTCCTCCACCGATACGGGGTGCGACATCGTAGATGTGGAAGTGCAGGTCCTTGTCGACGCAGGTCTGCAGACAGAAGGGTCCGATGATTCCGGGGTCGTAGAACTTCTTGGTCGCTGCGACGTACTTCTCAGCGAGCTCGTAGGCCTTGGGAAGCAGAGATTCCCTGAGTGTTGCGGAGTTGTGTCCGCACACCGTGTACTCGGGGATGATTCCATCCTCTTCCAGCTCCACCTGCTGCTTTCCGGGGAGCCTACAGTATCCGTCCAGAGAGGACTCGAACCTCCAGTCGATTCCCAGGAGCTCCAGCTTCTCTCCCTTCTCCTCGAGCGGGGAATAGAAGAAGTCCAGGTTGAAGACGGGGCCGATGATGTACTGCTCCATCCTCGCGTCCTTCAGGAAGTCGGGTTCGATGACTCCCTGCTTGATCAGTTCCTCGGATTTCTCCACGAACTGGTCGTA
The nucleotide sequence above comes from Methanomassiliicoccales archaeon LGM-RCC1. Encoded proteins:
- a CDS encoding SpoIIE family protein phosphatase, with the translated sequence MTGQEFSINSDREANNLVSAIVVLLSIVMMIFYILFRMDVIELYKHAETYQALTLCSAVGAFAVVLNLVYKGEARWLRYVLMSAVMVTCTALVTILDNNYLPYFLPIILCSLYYNRKLALATSLVCGILILVGPCLTYLVGIVNLNYVTLVSYTPTYNTIVGYGADSITEEFFSNAVPSALVFILGSLLSVWLAEIGRNHMEQSRDAAIREAMVEKDVTIASEIQSGMLPSDITDREEFSIASRMYPAKTVGGDFYDFFMVDESHLAIVMADVSGKGISAAMFMATARTLIRSNVQAGGDLAKAMEKANREQASDNVMKYFVTVWIGVLDLKTGDVTYIDAGHNPPFIEKDGKFTKLEAKPDFVFGRKRAIRYNKQHVKMDIGDRIFLYTDGVTEAVGPNGTMYGEDRLNSSLDSHGGANVEDLVDHVKSDLSQFVRDAVQSDDITIMAMEYKQVYSVQEDEGITVSADSEGHSRIISRLQRILTEAGCKPKVINEMQVAVSEIFANLDMYAYGEMPEKGDIKVAMDVFSDRISITITDWGVPFNPLEHLDPDPVENFNNRKRGGLGIMIVKKICDDVTYTREGDHNILKLVKEI
- a CDS encoding STAS domain-containing protein, producing the protein MQIDVKKENGVTTLIPRGNIDYVTAPELDEAVEREAVESKSLVFDMAEVSYISSAGLRSILNADELMEDKDGIKLVNVNKDVRSILDMTNFSGLLKIE
- a CDS encoding histidinol phosphatase — translated: MIGVYRWVTIHACMGEASGDRVRFGRIDRDWVRESGLLCADMHFHTHFSDSYTKVPSAIALANKRGCGLAITDHNLIGGALEAFESWKLGDPFLIPGIEISSWDGPHILVYFYTIDELKEYWEKNVHPYISKSPWLNMAKGTEWILDSLEDVNCVVSGAHPLGYLGTVKGVQKAANNGTLPKDIGRRFDAYEVICSGMFRGENVKAWKKADEFGIGYTGGSDGHLLSEVGSVITLSDANDLDEFLDNIVKHRNMVMGKEKMIYKKAIMGMASVSRFITAYPLSSIEEKVGRIVHTHSKNRC
- the prf1 gene encoding peptide chain release factor aRF-1, encoding MADANLENSEDRARYDFKKDMQEIMNYRGRGTELISCYVPENKPISDVMAYLRNEQSQASNIKSKTTMKNVTSAIDSIASRLKTFKQAPPNGIVIFCGEVPRAGDQTKMVQYVIHPPEAITAFLYRCDSDFFTEPLESMMLDKKCYGLITIDRSEATLGILSGSRIQVLKHFDSLVPSKHHQGGQSSVRFERLIEIAAHEFFTKVADNCTEYFLNRPELLGILVGGPGYTKEFFVKEEYLHHELRKKVVTPLVDTGYTDESGLRELVQNSQNILTGLQLSREKVFMQRLFTEIRKPDGGLSAYGEDEVRAALDAGAVDMVLLSESIKKRRITVQCQSGHTHEMTVADSDARFQCPECGANAQIVNDEDFIDDFFNKAELYSTRVQLISPDSEEGDMLLKAFGGVAALLRYKM
- the argS gene encoding arginine--tRNA ligase, with product MTVMDDFRSEIQEKVSAALKDMGSEGAEFVIEASTMEGVDMAVPCFPLAKAMRKAPQMISDDLASRIQPSGMISKVSSVNGFLNFNIDPSALIRSTLDEIVRCQSCYGSMPSSGITVNVEHTSTNPTGPIHVGRARNPIIGDTLARCLKRCGHKVTTEYYVNDVGKQVVVLTWGVNNVSDEEAAKNSEEHMKEIGQNEKERDKTDHRLVAKYRVANKRMESDPAVQEEIADMMRRFEQGDKEVIDTVRHTAEIMLDGLRETLGNINVLLDRYTWESQYIADGSARDVVEKLKKSKYAGQTEDGAWFVDLKDFGVQGKNTKFTFTRSDGTTLYTTRDLAYHLDKFTRADRLIDVLGEDQKLGSKQLCSALEILGNEKLPEPLFYAFVSLPEGKMSTRKGVVVYLDDLIDEAVARAYEEIKSRRKEMPEDRMREIAKIVGVAAVRFNIIRVQPEKQFVFKWEDALNFDGNSGPYLQYVHARACTMLKKAGEFEHDTDPAKFVEPTELNLIKTLARYEDVLKTAGNDMRVHMLPAYGHELASAFNQYYADVSILNSNEKRNARLTLVECAKTVLADVLDCLGMGAPEEM
- a CDS encoding GNAT family N-acetyltransferase, which codes for MEIRQLKVKDIESVRNLEIACIKEYFAETIENKWEDLPQEWKDNLGASSKNHFKAYLDSGVSFVAVEDDEVVGFIFAQILHHICDEDNLLWIENMGVHPYFRRNMIGYQLLRECVKKGRDMGCTVAHAMIQEDNAPSILLHKKLGFFMDRREVALMDLRDPKLKL
- a CDS encoding formate--phosphoribosylaminoimidazolecarboxamide ligase family protein, yielding MISRDEVLGNLEKINLKEAKIGVVGSHSGLDTCDGAKSEGFKTVAICQEGRDSPFTRYYKTIYDDNGNLRRGTVDETVVLDKYSSILKPEVQNSMLKNNVLFVPNRSFVSYCGIDAVEDDFKLPMVGSRNLLRSEERGDPKDYYWILNEAGLPFPKKVEKPEDIDGLTIIKVHHKVKKLERGFFTAKDYDQFVEKSEELIKQGVIEPDFLKDARMEQYIIGPVFNLDFFYSPLEEKGEKLELLGIDWRFESSLDGYCRLPGKQQVELEEDGIIPEYTVCGHNSATLRESLLPKAYELAEKYVAATKKFYDPGIIGPFCLQTCVDKDLHFHIYDVAPRIGGGTNVHMSVGHPYGNSLWRQEMSSGRRLAKEIRRAIDEERVEEIVT